One region of Dehalococcoidia bacterium genomic DNA includes:
- the rsgA gene encoding ribosome small subunit-dependent GTPase A, whose amino-acid sequence MNIASNHSRTPNLQDIGWNSFFQKSYRALQIPDTMPARVITELKDAFQVYTECGELTAAVSGRMRHFAESEERYPAVGDWVVIKRLNNERKAVIHAVLPRKSKFSRKVAGERTEEQIVSANIDTVFIVSAMDGGRNFNLRRIERYLTLAWSSGATPVVVLNKVDLCTDIDTPVHEVETVAPGISIHPVSAREKIGLDALTAYLGRGKTTAFLGSSGVGKSALINALLGVERQKTGEVRGDDRMGRHTTTRRELIILPGGGMVIDTPGMREIQMWAGEEDLQAAFQDIEMLAGQCRFSDCSHNTESGCAVKAAIARGALDPSRLESFRKLQREIDYLAYREEHGTRLYEKLRWKKVAKLVKEIKHNPKNR is encoded by the coding sequence TTGAATATAGCTTCAAACCATTCACGAACACCCAACCTCCAGGATATAGGGTGGAATTCGTTTTTTCAGAAGAGCTACCGGGCGTTGCAAATCCCGGACACCATGCCTGCCAGAGTCATCACCGAACTCAAGGATGCTTTTCAGGTTTACACTGAATGCGGGGAATTGACTGCCGCGGTTTCAGGCAGGATGAGACACTTCGCTGAAAGTGAAGAACGATATCCGGCCGTCGGCGACTGGGTTGTCATCAAACGGCTGAATAACGAACGGAAAGCGGTAATCCATGCCGTACTGCCGAGAAAGAGCAAATTCTCCAGGAAAGTTGCCGGGGAACGTACCGAAGAGCAGATTGTCTCGGCTAACATAGACACCGTTTTCATTGTCAGCGCTATGGACGGCGGCAGGAACTTCAATCTCCGGCGGATTGAGCGATATCTCACACTTGCCTGGAGCAGCGGCGCCACCCCGGTAGTTGTCCTCAATAAAGTCGACCTGTGCACGGATATCGATACGCCCGTTCACGAAGTCGAGACTGTCGCTCCGGGCATATCCATTCACCCGGTCAGCGCCCGTGAGAAAATCGGTCTGGATGCGCTCACAGCTTACCTGGGAAGAGGAAAAACGACTGCTTTTCTGGGCTCCTCGGGCGTGGGCAAATCCGCACTGATCAATGCGCTGCTCGGCGTGGAGAGACAGAAGACGGGAGAGGTCCGGGGAGACGACCGCATGGGCAGGCACACCACGACCAGACGCGAACTGATCATCCTTCCCGGCGGCGGCATGGTGATTGATACGCCGGGTATGAGGGAAATCCAGATGTGGGCCGGAGAAGAGGACCTGCAGGCGGCATTTCAAGATATCGAGATGCTGGCCGGACAATGCCGCTTCAGCGATTGCAGTCACAACACGGAATCCGGCTGCGCCGTAAAAGCAGCAATCGCCAGGGGCGCTCTTGACCCATCCAGGCTGGAGAGCTTCAGGAAACTGCAGAGGGAAATAGATTACCTTGCATACAGGGAAGAGCATGGTACACGCCTGTACGAAAAGCTCAGATGGAAGAAAGTAGCTAAGCTGGTGAAAGAAATAAAGCATAATCCCAAGAATCGTTAA
- a CDS encoding type II toxin-antitoxin system PemK/MazF family toxin yields MAGILRGEIRWADLSPTRGHEQTGLRPVLVVSHDVFNERSGTAIVVAITSQLQQAGFPLVLELKTGGLPKRSWAKISQIRTVSTERLGNKVGRLSHEELAKIIDGLNEIVA; encoded by the coding sequence GTGGCCGGAATACTGAGGGGAGAGATCCGCTGGGCGGACTTAAGCCCAACTCGGGGACATGAACAAACGGGTTTGCGCCCCGTGCTCGTTGTCAGTCACGACGTTTTCAATGAACGCTCGGGCACCGCTATTGTAGTCGCAATCACGAGTCAGCTGCAGCAGGCTGGTTTTCCACTTGTCCTGGAGTTGAAAACGGGAGGCCTTCCCAAGCGTTCATGGGCAAAAATCAGCCAGATCAGGACCGTTTCAACTGAAAGGCTGGGCAATAAAGTCGGTAGATTATCCCACGAAGAGCTGGCAAAAATCATCGATGGTCTGAACGAAATCGTTGCATAA
- a CDS encoding ribbon-helix-helix domain-containing protein, translating into MGKEKIAITIDGQLVSELDGLVGKNVFQSRSQAIQEAVHEKLMRIRKTRLAEECAKLNPSFERALSEDGFEGDIKQWPEY; encoded by the coding sequence ATGGGCAAGGAAAAGATAGCGATCACTATTGATGGGCAGCTTGTCAGCGAACTTGACGGGCTGGTGGGTAAAAACGTCTTTCAGAGCCGCAGCCAGGCTATTCAGGAAGCTGTCCATGAAAAACTTATGCGAATCAGAAAGACCCGCCTGGCGGAAGAGTGCGCCAAACTTAATCCTTCATTTGAAAGAGCCCTCTCCGAGGACGGATTTGAAGGGGATATTAAACAGTGGCCGGAATACTGA
- a CDS encoding helix-turn-helix domain-containing protein, producing MKLLTVPQAAERLGISERRVRKLLSEGRINALYIGRRWLIDEVDCHFVRKPQGNFSAKGRQKKSYQYLPIIGNAGLKDIKRRVK from the coding sequence ATGAAACTACTTACGGTTCCACAGGCAGCAGAAAGGCTTGGTATATCTGAGAGACGGGTTCGTAAGCTTTTGTCAGAGGGACGGATTAATGCACTCTACATTGGACGGAGATGGCTTATTGATGAGGTAGACTGTCATTTTGTGAGAAAACCACAGGGGAACTTTAGTGCAAAAGGAAGACAGAAGAAGTCGTACCAATATTTACCGATAATTGGAAACGCAGGCTTAAAGGATATAAAAAGGCGGGTGAAATAA
- a CDS encoding helix-turn-helix transcriptional regulator: MKNRLKVFRAMHDLTQEALADRLRVTRQTVISIENGKYDPSLPLAFRIANLFNVKIEDVFFYEGGPGEFHGYPPRSEK, translated from the coding sequence ATGAAAAACAGGTTAAAGGTATTCCGGGCCATGCACGACCTCACACAGGAGGCGCTGGCCGATCGATTGCGCGTGACCAGGCAGACGGTCATATCCATCGAAAACGGCAAATACGACCCTTCCCTGCCGCTTGCCTTCCGTATCGCCAATCTTTTTAACGTGAAAATCGAGGACGTCTTCTTCTACGAAGGTGGTCCGGGTGAGTTCCACGGCTATCCACCCAGGTCTGAAAAATGA
- a CDS encoding hemolysin family protein, translated as MVYFEIIIIIFLTMLNGLLAMSELAIVSSRKSRLEQMMKNGDKGARSALRLLENPSRFLSTVQIGITLIGLIAGAFSGATIGHRLGLWLDSFPVISPYGDILGIGVTVIAITYLSVIIGELVPKRIAFAQPERIAASIARPMQVLSLIFTPAVWLLHVSTEGVLRVFHMSANRETSITEDEVKSLITEGTRAGVFAPQEKEMIDGVLRLADRPVRAIMTPHSKIIWLDLQSDRDTILKILETNRFSRVLVCDGTLDKPIGVVNAKDLLPKAMTCADINLADLITPLLYVPENTSILILLNQFKKEKVHVAAVIDEYGMTKGLVTLTDVIEAVAGDLPELGEDMTPEITQRDDGSWLIDGMLPTDELESITGISVGKSMKILAGFVMEQLGHIPAAGESFIYGSYRFEVVDMDGNRIDKVLIQNIQNAAEAQSSD; from the coding sequence ATGGTCTATTTCGAAATAATCATCATTATCTTTTTGACTATGCTCAACGGCTTGCTCGCCATGTCCGAGCTTGCTATTGTCTCTTCACGTAAAAGCCGTCTTGAACAGATGATGAAAAACGGGGACAAGGGGGCGCGTTCAGCTCTCCGGCTCCTCGAGAATCCCAGCCGGTTCCTTTCAACCGTCCAGATAGGCATCACTCTTATCGGCCTGATCGCCGGTGCATTTAGTGGAGCAACGATCGGACACCGCCTTGGGCTTTGGCTGGATTCCTTTCCAGTGATCTCACCATATGGTGACATACTGGGTATAGGTGTTACGGTTATAGCCATTACGTATTTATCTGTGATAATAGGTGAACTCGTCCCAAAGCGGATTGCCTTTGCCCAACCTGAGAGGATTGCTGCTTCCATTGCCAGGCCAATGCAGGTGCTCTCGCTCATATTCACGCCTGCGGTCTGGTTGCTTCACGTATCAACCGAAGGAGTGTTGCGTGTATTCCACATGTCGGCAAACAGGGAAACAAGCATCACTGAAGATGAGGTCAAATCACTCATCACCGAAGGGACAAGAGCGGGTGTCTTTGCTCCGCAAGAAAAGGAGATGATCGATGGTGTACTCAGGCTGGCAGACCGCCCGGTAAGAGCAATCATGACACCGCATTCCAAGATAATCTGGTTGGACTTACAATCAGATCGGGATACTATACTCAAGATACTGGAGACCAACCGCTTTTCCCGTGTTTTAGTCTGTGATGGAACTCTGGATAAGCCGATTGGCGTTGTGAATGCTAAAGACCTTCTGCCAAAAGCCATGACTTGCGCTGATATTAATCTGGCTGATTTGATTACACCTTTGCTTTATGTTCCTGAAAACACATCTATCCTTATACTTCTCAATCAATTCAAGAAAGAAAAGGTGCATGTGGCCGCCGTAATCGACGAATACGGCATGACTAAAGGGCTGGTCACGCTCACCGATGTAATCGAAGCAGTCGCTGGAGATTTGCCGGAACTTGGCGAAGATATGACTCCTGAGATTACCCAAAGAGATGACGGATCGTGGCTGATCGACGGCATGCTGCCGACGGATGAATTGGAATCCATCACCGGCATCAGCGTGGGGAAAAGTATGAAGATCCTTGCCGGATTCGTAATGGAACAGCTTGGACATATACCGGCAGCAGGTGAGAGCTTCATCTATGGGAGCTATCGGTTTGAAGTGGTGGACATGGACGGCAACCGTATCGACAAGGTACTCATCCAAAACATTCAAAACGCTGCTGAAGCTCAAAGCTCGGATTAG
- a CDS encoding DUF2178 domain-containing protein translates to MQVSRFRVYRAIIAAGLAVAVAIAIATDIPLIALVAVVVAIALAIVLERRNKEIVRDERIQQIGGRAATASFNSVIILAAVAALGAALFRNQLPENIVFVGNIMGYFVCIAIILHLCFYAYFSRKL, encoded by the coding sequence ATGCAAGTAAGCAGATTCCGAGTCTACAGGGCGATTATAGCCGCCGGGCTGGCCGTTGCCGTGGCGATTGCGATCGCCACCGATATCCCCTTAATCGCGCTGGTCGCGGTTGTCGTTGCTATCGCGCTTGCCATAGTTCTGGAACGCCGCAACAAAGAGATCGTGCGGGATGAGCGGATCCAGCAGATCGGCGGGAGGGCCGCCACTGCATCTTTCAACAGCGTGATTATACTGGCGGCTGTGGCCGCGCTGGGCGCTGCCCTTTTCCGCAATCAATTGCCTGAAAATATTGTATTCGTCGGCAACATCATGGGCTATTTCGTCTGCATCGCCATAATACTGCACCTGTGCTTTTACGCATATTTCAGCCGCAAGCTTTAG
- a CDS encoding transcriptional repressor produces the protein MIRRKTRQRMAIIEVLKGVRTHPSAGWIYDEVRKKLPHVSKGTIYRNLNVLEDEGAIIELNVDGVVGRYEIRQDNHYHFICEKCGHIFDLNEPIEAELNVRYAKKTGFKITHHLLEFRGLCKDCQRIVDKNKRKGG, from the coding sequence ATGATAAGAAGGAAGACGAGGCAGAGGATGGCTATCATAGAGGTGCTTAAAGGGGTCAGGACACATCCTTCCGCCGGCTGGATTTATGATGAAGTCCGTAAAAAGCTGCCGCACGTAAGCAAAGGGACTATCTATCGTAATCTGAATGTATTAGAAGATGAGGGGGCGATAATTGAGTTGAACGTAGACGGAGTGGTTGGAAGGTATGAAATCAGACAGGACAATCATTACCACTTTATATGTGAGAAATGTGGACATATCTTCGATCTCAATGAGCCCATTGAAGCCGAACTAAATGTAAGGTACGCCAAGAAAACGGGTTTCAAGATTACACACCACCTGCTGGAATTCAGGGGACTTTGTAAAGACTGTCAACGAATCGTAGATAAAAATAAAAGAAAGGGGGGATAA
- a CDS encoding helix-turn-helix transcriptional regulator: MKKLTQSQLAKELGISKSYLSMILSGQRKASLEIINKLQSIKGFYLSYTQGVTGSNPVSPTICSHRVALKCCRTPYIM; this comes from the coding sequence ATGAAAAAGTTAACACAGAGTCAATTAGCCAAAGAATTAGGTATCAGTAAAAGCTATTTGAGCATGATTCTTTCAGGACAACGTAAGGCTTCCCTAGAGATTATCAATAAGCTCCAGTCAATTAAAGGTTTTTACCTGTCTTACACACAGGGGGTCACTGGTTCAAATCCAGTATCGCCCACCATATGTTCTCATCGTGTTGCACTTAAATGCTGCCGCACGCCCTACATCATGTAA
- a CDS encoding STAS domain-containing protein, producing MSIKSERRNGILVVALEGRLGAFEAAGLGKELEFLVTEDDHYLVLDMSGALYLSSGGIRLLLSIHKKLAGRKGHLSLCGITEYPAQVLKMAGMEGMFPTYSTVDEAVNHSSMLKDMRRSEKDWGSLPCYHRKDTSFHVFHVTDRPATLKTVGDLSKVMNATLESGDIRQRRFSEAEYSIGLGALGGSLEDCLPLLGEMMTSGGTMVWLPTDGNDTPDFLIPQKDTGEVMIHTGLNLALHGEFNDIMLVGDDAGSKAITLSELYEAVFDIARERQVINRGLVSVAMIADLDVLFSSGVKISPIKKHAPANKGLITDPENIEKWMDINLEPKLPGRTMISFGLGLDLTADLSHLSKSALENAFYMHPANVGDKKMMLLHNHGVVFENMQWDYALDLDGEIRRIARAGEFVDMRHLLDTTRIKRAVAGVSYISEITPE from the coding sequence GTGAGCATTAAATCGGAACGCAGAAACGGCATCCTGGTGGTGGCTCTGGAGGGCAGGCTGGGCGCCTTTGAGGCCGCCGGCCTGGGCAAAGAGCTTGAGTTCCTTGTAACGGAGGACGATCACTATCTGGTGCTCGATATGTCCGGCGCGCTGTATTTGAGCAGCGGGGGCATCAGGCTCCTTCTCTCCATACATAAAAAACTGGCCGGCAGAAAAGGGCATCTCTCCCTGTGTGGAATTACGGAATACCCGGCCCAGGTCTTGAAGATGGCGGGTATGGAAGGCATGTTCCCCACCTATTCTACGGTGGACGAAGCCGTCAACCACAGCTCCATGCTGAAGGATATGAGACGCTCCGAAAAGGACTGGGGAAGCCTTCCCTGTTACCACAGAAAGGATACCAGCTTTCACGTCTTCCACGTTACCGATCGCCCCGCCACTCTGAAGACCGTGGGCGATCTGAGCAAAGTAATGAATGCCACCCTGGAATCAGGCGATATACGGCAGAGGCGTTTCTCCGAGGCGGAGTATTCCATCGGCCTGGGGGCGTTGGGCGGTAGCCTTGAAGACTGCCTGCCGCTGCTGGGCGAAATGATGACCAGCGGAGGCACCATGGTCTGGCTGCCCACCGACGGAAACGACACACCCGATTTTCTCATCCCTCAAAAAGATACAGGCGAGGTCATGATCCACACCGGTCTCAATCTGGCTTTGCATGGTGAATTTAACGATATCATGCTGGTAGGTGACGACGCTGGCAGCAAAGCGATTACCCTCAGCGAGCTGTACGAAGCCGTTTTCGATATAGCCCGGGAGCGGCAGGTGATTAATCGTGGCCTGGTGAGCGTGGCCATGATAGCCGACCTGGACGTGCTTTTCAGCTCCGGCGTCAAAATCTCCCCCATCAAAAAACACGCCCCGGCCAACAAAGGACTGATTACGGATCCTGAAAATATAGAGAAATGGATGGACATTAATCTGGAGCCGAAGCTGCCCGGCCGGACCATGATCAGCTTCGGACTGGGGCTGGACCTGACGGCCGACCTGTCCCACCTGTCGAAATCAGCACTGGAGAACGCGTTCTATATGCACCCGGCCAATGTCGGCGATAAGAAGATGATGCTGCTGCATAACCACGGTGTGGTCTTTGAAAATATGCAGTGGGATTATGCCCTGGATCTGGACGGAGAAATCAGAAGGATCGCGCGCGCCGGTGAGTTTGTGGATATGCGTCACCTTCTGGATACAACCCGCATCAAACGTGCTGTTGCCGGCGTTTCCTATATCTCTGAGATTACGCCTGAGTAA
- the katG gene encoding catalase/peroxidase HPI, translating into MGKSVKGTQTEKKKQNKATGNQTAKGTNKQVTGRGTSNLDWWPNQLNLKILHQHSAKSNPMGEDFKYAEEFKSLDLEAVKRDLGEMMTRSQDWWPADFKHYGPLFIRMAWHSAGTYRMGDGRGGAGAGQQRFPPLNSWPDNANLDKARRLLWPIKQKYGRKISWADLMILAGNVALESMGFKTFGFAGGREDVWEPEEDVYWGSEDKWRGSDKRYSGKRDLDNPLAAVEMGLIYVNPEGPDGNPDPVAAAKDIREVFARMAMNDEETVALIAGGHAFGKTHGAGPATHVGPEPEAAGIEEQGLGWKSSFGTGKGGDTITSGLELTWTNTPTKWSNNFFRILFDFEWELTKSPAGAYQWKPKGGAGAGTVPDAHDPSKRHAPGMLTTDLSLRFDPVYEKISRRFYEHPDQLADAFARAWFKLTHRDMGPRTRYLGPEVPAEELIWQDPIPAVNHKLIDEQDIASLKGKILASGLSVPELVSTAWASASTFRGSDKRGGANGARIRFSPQKDWEVNQPARLAKVLKTLEGIQSEFNRAQSGGKKVSLADLIVLAGCAGVEKAAKNAGHSVTVPFTPGRMDASQEQTDAASFTVLEPKADGFRNFQKARYAVSAEELLVDRAQLLTLTAPEMTVLVGGMRVLNTNFGQTQYGVFTGKPEALTNDFFVNLLDMSTEWKALSDAGDVFEGRDRKTGDVRWNATRVDLIFGSNSQLRALAEVYASADAQEKFVNDFVAAWNKVMNLDRFELAG; encoded by the coding sequence ATGGGTAAATCGGTCAAAGGGACTCAAACAGAAAAGAAGAAGCAAAACAAGGCGACGGGCAATCAAACAGCCAAAGGCACAAACAAACAGGTAACCGGCAGAGGCACATCGAACCTGGACTGGTGGCCCAATCAGTTGAACCTCAAGATACTGCACCAGCATTCCGCCAAGTCCAATCCGATGGGAGAGGATTTCAAATACGCTGAAGAGTTCAAGAGCCTGGACCTGGAGGCTGTGAAGAGGGACCTTGGTGAGATGATGACCCGGTCACAGGACTGGTGGCCGGCGGACTTCAAACACTATGGGCCCCTGTTCATCCGCATGGCGTGGCACAGCGCCGGCACATACCGCATGGGTGATGGTCGCGGCGGAGCAGGCGCGGGCCAGCAGCGCTTCCCCCCGCTCAATAGTTGGCCCGACAACGCCAATCTCGACAAGGCGCGCCGGCTGCTTTGGCCGATCAAACAGAAGTATGGCCGTAAAATCTCCTGGGCTGACCTGATGATCCTCGCCGGCAACGTAGCCCTGGAGTCGATGGGATTCAAGACCTTCGGTTTTGCCGGAGGCCGTGAGGACGTCTGGGAGCCGGAAGAAGACGTCTATTGGGGCTCTGAGGATAAGTGGCGGGGTAGTGACAAGCGCTACTCCGGCAAACGGGATCTCGATAACCCGCTCGCTGCTGTGGAGATGGGACTGATCTACGTCAACCCCGAAGGCCCGGACGGCAATCCGGATCCTGTCGCGGCAGCCAAAGATATCCGCGAGGTCTTTGCCCGTATGGCAATGAATGACGAGGAGACGGTAGCCCTTATCGCGGGTGGACATGCATTTGGAAAAACACACGGCGCCGGCCCTGCTACCCATGTGGGACCTGAGCCAGAAGCTGCCGGCATCGAAGAACAGGGTCTCGGCTGGAAAAGCAGCTTTGGCACCGGGAAAGGAGGGGATACGATCACCAGCGGCCTGGAGCTCACCTGGACCAACACGCCCACCAAATGGAGCAACAACTTCTTCAGGATCCTGTTCGATTTCGAATGGGAACTGACGAAGAGCCCGGCCGGCGCATACCAGTGGAAGCCGAAAGGCGGCGCAGGCGCAGGCACGGTGCCCGATGCCCACGACCCTTCAAAACGTCATGCGCCGGGCATGCTGACCACCGACCTTTCCCTGAGGTTCGATCCTGTCTATGAAAAGATATCAAGGCGCTTCTACGAGCACCCCGACCAGCTTGCAGACGCATTCGCCCGGGCGTGGTTCAAGCTGACGCACCGCGACATGGGCCCGCGCACACGTTATCTCGGGCCGGAGGTCCCTGCTGAAGAGCTCATCTGGCAGGACCCCATCCCCGCGGTGAATCACAAATTGATCGATGAGCAAGACATTGCCTCTCTCAAGGGCAAGATACTGGCTTCAGGTCTGTCTGTCCCGGAACTGGTTTCGACTGCGTGGGCGTCAGCCTCCACCTTCCGCGGCTCCGACAAGCGCGGCGGGGCCAACGGCGCACGAATTCGCTTTTCACCGCAAAAGGATTGGGAAGTCAACCAGCCGGCCAGGCTGGCGAAGGTGCTCAAGACACTTGAGGGCATCCAGAGCGAATTTAATAGGGCTCAGTCGGGCGGCAAGAAGGTCTCGCTGGCCGACCTGATCGTGCTGGCCGGTTGCGCAGGCGTCGAGAAGGCTGCGAAGAATGCCGGTCACTCTGTGACAGTTCCTTTCACGCCGGGACGCATGGACGCATCGCAGGAGCAAACCGATGCAGCCTCATTCACCGTACTGGAGCCGAAGGCGGACGGCTTTCGCAACTTCCAGAAGGCCCGTTACGCCGTATCGGCCGAGGAATTGCTGGTCGACAGGGCGCAATTGCTGACTCTCACCGCACCGGAGATGACGGTGCTTGTTGGCGGCATGCGCGTGCTGAACACCAACTTCGGGCAGACACAATACGGCGTTTTTACCGGGAAGCCTGAAGCGCTGACCAACGACTTCTTCGTGAACCTGCTCGATATGAGCACGGAGTGGAAGGCACTGTCGGACGCCGGGGACGTATTTGAAGGACGCGATCGCAAGACCGGCGATGTCAGGTGGAACGCCACGCGTGTCGATCTTATCTTCGGTTCGAACTCCCAGTTACGAGCCCTGGCCGAGGTCTATGCAAGCGCGGACGCGCAGGAGAAGTTTGTGAATGACTTTGTAGCTGCCTGGAACAAGGTGATGAACCTTGATCGCTTCGAACTCGCCGGATAA